One Sphingomicrobium marinum genomic window carries:
- the gspL gene encoding type II secretion system protein GspL yields the protein MNHLIILLPGDPLEPDAACAWWAAQDGALVTKGHDTGWLERIDDDTILTAIAPAGDVRTRLEADLEDPQARAAARLAMAEDAIGGAETLHSAAGDKPTSDGRYALALVDRAKMDAWLGWAAAHGTNPRQIIPAALLLPTDGNWHEAKIGGHHLIGRDAIAFEDDAAMAQALVGDEFVDTIDPGQLDDRIVREAMEPTLDLRQGDYAWKTAWRPDASLVRQIAILAGLIALVAIAIQVVQIVRLNNAAAELDAETAAIATAALGREVGAQEAESALMGNAVPGAAGNAMSALIAQVEAAGLVKLQTLGTDSSGMVSATLVAPDANAANAVLIGLQRAGWSITASNRPSDDGRQIVDLTMRSGR from the coding sequence GTGAACCACCTGATCATCCTGCTGCCCGGCGATCCTCTCGAACCCGATGCTGCCTGCGCGTGGTGGGCAGCGCAAGACGGCGCACTCGTCACCAAGGGTCACGATACCGGCTGGCTTGAGCGCATCGATGACGATACCATCCTCACTGCGATTGCCCCGGCGGGCGACGTACGCACGCGGCTCGAAGCCGACCTCGAGGATCCGCAGGCGCGCGCGGCGGCGCGACTGGCGATGGCAGAAGATGCCATCGGCGGTGCCGAGACGCTGCACAGCGCGGCGGGTGACAAGCCGACGTCCGATGGACGCTACGCGCTGGCATTGGTCGACCGCGCCAAAATGGACGCTTGGCTGGGCTGGGCCGCAGCCCACGGCACCAACCCGCGCCAGATCATCCCCGCTGCGCTGTTGCTCCCCACAGATGGCAACTGGCACGAAGCCAAGATTGGCGGGCATCATCTCATCGGCCGCGATGCGATCGCATTTGAAGACGATGCCGCCATGGCGCAGGCGCTGGTGGGGGACGAATTCGTCGATACGATCGACCCCGGCCAGCTCGACGATCGCATCGTGCGCGAGGCGATGGAGCCGACGCTCGACCTCAGGCAGGGCGATTATGCGTGGAAAACCGCTTGGCGCCCCGACGCTAGCCTTGTGCGCCAGATCGCGATCTTGGCCGGGCTCATCGCGCTGGTCGCGATTGCGATCCAGGTCGTCCAGATCGTCAGGCTCAACAACGCGGCCGCCGAGCTGGATGCCGAGACCGCGGCGATCGCCACGGCAGCGCTCGGGCGCGAGGTGGGGGCACAGGAAGCCGAGAGCGCGCTGATGGGAAATGCGGTCCCAGGTGCTGCGGGCAATGCGATGTCGGCGCTGATCGCGCAGGTCGAAGCCGCCGGGCTCGTCAAACTTCAGACTTTGGGCACTGATTCCTCGGGGATGGTATCGGCGACCCTTGTGGCGCCCGACGCCAATGCCGCCAACGCCGTCCTGATCGGTCTCCAGCGCGCGGGCTGGAGCATAACGGCAAGCAATCGCCCATCTGATGATGGACGCCAGATCGTCGATTTGACGATGCGGAGCGGTCGATGA
- the gspM gene encoding type II secretion system protein GspM, whose translation MKEWWFSRTPRERLMLMVMMAVAIPVLGWLLVVTPLLDAKEEARADYLLALDRHVRVEALANPAPATGEGIAVSLIDYLDTQASQRGFSLTVNALEAPGQARIAIAQANGQALLGWLSELEAVGLVLNNVQITPGEAGGVSMSATIMEPTP comes from the coding sequence ATGAAGGAATGGTGGTTTTCTCGCACGCCGCGCGAGCGGCTGATGCTGATGGTCATGATGGCGGTGGCCATCCCGGTTCTGGGCTGGCTGCTCGTGGTGACCCCGCTGCTCGATGCCAAGGAAGAGGCACGCGCCGACTATCTTCTGGCGCTTGACCGGCATGTCCGCGTCGAAGCGCTCGCCAATCCCGCACCGGCGACGGGCGAAGGCATCGCCGTCTCGCTGATCGACTATCTCGACACGCAAGCGAGCCAGCGCGGCTTTTCGCTCACCGTCAATGCGCTCGAGGCCCCGGGTCAGGCGCGGATCGCAATCGCGCAAGCCAACGGTCAGGCGCTGCTCGGCTGGCTGTCCGAGCTCGAGGCCGTTGGCCTGGTTCTCAACAATGTGCAGATCACGCCGGGCGAAGCGGGCGGCGTATCGATGAGCGCCACGATTATGGAGCCGACCCCATGA
- the gspN gene encoding type II secretion system protein N encodes MKLRWWLFGAAIFLIGLIAMFPLHVAMDMSMSKQSLLSARQVGGSVWNGRVGDAMLGEERLGTFDVALRPLSLLTGSADVAIERIGGLDGPLIGTLALDDDSQGVRDMNGSIGVATLMAPLPVDRLILTEATILFDEERCVEASGTLAAEASLGLLGLSRNLSGPLSCTSDGRLQADLSGGSETLTLIVNREGGYEAQLAIANAPPLVASGLALAGFTLDGSTLRLTHQGTLR; translated from the coding sequence ATGAAATTACGCTGGTGGCTCTTCGGGGCCGCGATCTTCCTGATCGGCCTGATCGCCATGTTCCCGCTCCACGTGGCGATGGACATGAGCATGAGCAAGCAAAGCCTGCTGTCGGCGCGGCAGGTCGGGGGAAGCGTCTGGAATGGGCGCGTCGGCGACGCCATGCTGGGCGAAGAACGGCTCGGCACCTTCGATGTAGCGCTGCGCCCGCTGTCGCTCCTGACGGGCAGCGCGGATGTCGCGATCGAACGCATCGGCGGGCTCGACGGACCGCTGATCGGCACGCTCGCGCTGGATGATGATAGCCAGGGCGTCCGCGACATGAATGGCAGCATTGGGGTCGCGACCTTGATGGCGCCGTTGCCCGTCGATCGTCTCATCCTCACAGAGGCAACCATTTTGTTCGACGAAGAACGCTGCGTCGAAGCCAGCGGCACGCTAGCCGCCGAAGCCTCGCTCGGCCTTCTTGGTCTGTCTCGCAACCTGTCCGGGCCGTTGAGCTGCACGAGCGATGGCCGCCTCCAAGCCGATCTTTCCGGTGGTAGCGAAACGCTTACGCTGATCGTCAACCGTGAAGGCGGTTACGAGGCCCAGCTGGCCATCGCGAATGCGCCGCCTCTGGTGGCCTCGGGGCTGGCCCTCGCGGGCTTTACGCTCGATGGGTCGACGCTGCGGTTGACGCATCAAGGAACGCTGCGCTGA
- a CDS encoding prepilin peptidase, with protein MAGAIFGSFIATLVLRWPEAKSLRGRSACDSCAKQLGAIELVPLLSYLALRGRCRHCNAPIDRFHFQVELTAGVIGAIALGLLPTIAGLLLAVMGWLLLPLFILDVRHLWLPDRLTALLALIGLAFAGFANELSLFDRALGGFVGAASLGLIAYLYRKTRGHDGMGSGDPKLFGAIGCWIGWQLLPVALLVGSAGLLAIVLLRGSARDGAAQHPLGAGLAVGGFLTFGWQLVA; from the coding sequence GTGGCCGGTGCAATTTTCGGCAGCTTCATTGCGACCTTGGTGCTGCGCTGGCCCGAAGCGAAAAGCCTAAGGGGTCGTTCAGCCTGCGACAGTTGCGCCAAGCAGCTGGGCGCGATCGAACTCGTACCGCTTCTAAGCTATTTAGCACTGCGCGGCAGGTGCCGACACTGCAACGCGCCAATCGACCGCTTCCACTTCCAAGTCGAGCTGACCGCCGGCGTCATCGGTGCCATCGCCTTGGGATTGCTGCCAACGATCGCCGGGCTGCTCCTGGCCGTGATGGGTTGGCTTCTTTTGCCACTCTTCATTCTCGATGTGCGCCATCTATGGCTGCCGGACCGATTGACCGCGCTGCTTGCGCTTATCGGGCTGGCCTTCGCTGGCTTCGCCAATGAATTGAGCCTGTTCGACCGGGCGCTCGGCGGCTTCGTCGGCGCGGCGAGCCTGGGGCTGATCGCGTATCTTTATCGCAAGACCCGCGGTCACGACGGGATGGGATCGGGCGACCCCAAGCTGTTCGGCGCCATCGGCTGCTGGATCGGATGGCAATTATTGCCGGTCGCGCTGCTGGTCGGCAGCGCCGGCCTGCTGGCGATCGTATTGCTGCGGGGGAGCGCGCGCGACGGCGCAGCGCAACATCCGCTCGGCGCCGGCCTTGCGGTCGGCGGCTTCCTTACGTTCGGTTGGCAGCTGGTCGCCTAA
- a CDS encoding DUF4167 domain-containing protein — translation MINNRQNRRRGRGGARNQGNRQDNRQRGNATQLLDKYKGLARDSQMSGDRVQAEYYLQFADHYHRVVEEYQAEKQSKQDQRQQARQNDGEQKQDNDPQANEKPKRTRKKVEAGDAPKGDAKRKRNGAPKADKEDDAITADVLPPAIGADEAEEAPKPRRRRKSSDDGEAASAA, via the coding sequence TTGATCAATAATCGTCAGAACCGTCGCCGCGGCCGCGGGGGGGCGCGCAACCAGGGCAATCGTCAGGACAATCGCCAGCGCGGCAATGCGACCCAGTTGCTCGACAAATACAAGGGCCTCGCACGCGATTCCCAGATGAGCGGCGATCGTGTCCAAGCCGAATATTACCTCCAGTTCGCGGATCATTATCACCGCGTGGTCGAGGAATATCAGGCCGAAAAGCAGTCCAAGCAGGACCAGCGTCAGCAAGCCCGCCAGAATGATGGCGAGCAGAAGCAGGACAACGATCCGCAGGCCAATGAAAAGCCAAAGCGCACGCGCAAGAAAGTCGAAGCCGGTGACGCCCCCAAGGGCGATGCAAAACGCAAGCGTAACGGTGCTCCGAAGGCGGACAAGGAAGACGACGCGATAACCGCTGACGTGCTGCCGCCCGCGATTGGCGCCGACGAGGCGGAAGAAGCGCCCAAGCCGCGCCGCCGTCGCAAGTCGTCGGATGATGGCGAAGCCGCGTCCGCCGCTTAG
- the prmC gene encoding peptide chain release factor N(5)-glutamine methyltransferase → MSQRALDRATNELKSVSDTPRLDAELLLAAAFGIGRDRLLLDPPQGKAPPAFEEMVKRRVNGEPIAYITGQRAFWTIDLEVGPGVLIPRPDSETLIEAAVEHFGTERAPARVLDLGTGPGTLLLAALDQWPDATGIGVDVSETALDYARRNAKRIGIDGRAQWRTGDWADGVEGRFDLILCNPPYVADDDSELDEDVRKFEPAEALFAGADGLDQYRRLIPQLPPLLADGGLCAIEIGHRQGRDVAKLLQAEGQITELRHDLGGRPRAVLFRGNV, encoded by the coding sequence GTGAGCCAGCGGGCTCTCGATCGCGCTACCAACGAACTCAAGTCGGTAAGCGATACGCCGCGGCTCGACGCCGAGCTGTTGCTGGCGGCTGCGTTCGGGATCGGGCGCGACAGGCTGTTGCTCGATCCGCCGCAGGGCAAGGCCCCGCCTGCGTTCGAGGAGATGGTCAAGCGCCGCGTGAACGGCGAACCGATCGCCTATATCACCGGCCAGCGCGCGTTCTGGACGATCGATCTCGAAGTCGGGCCGGGGGTGCTTATTCCGCGTCCCGACAGCGAAACACTGATCGAGGCCGCGGTCGAGCATTTCGGAACCGAGCGCGCACCGGCGCGCGTCCTCGACCTTGGTACCGGACCGGGCACCTTGCTGCTGGCAGCGCTCGACCAATGGCCGGACGCAACGGGTATCGGCGTCGACGTGAGCGAAACCGCGCTGGACTATGCCCGGCGCAATGCCAAACGCATCGGGATTGACGGCCGGGCGCAGTGGCGCACGGGCGACTGGGCGGACGGTGTCGAGGGGCGCTTCGACCTCATCTTGTGCAATCCACCCTATGTTGCCGATGATGATTCTGAACTGGACGAAGATGTGCGCAAGTTCGAGCCCGCCGAAGCATTGTTCGCAGGGGCAGACGGGCTCGATCAGTACCGCCGTTTGATCCCGCAATTGCCGCCCTTGCTGGCTGATGGCGGCCTATGTGCCATTGAAATCGGTCATCGGCAGGGGCGCGACGTTGCAAAATTGCTCCAGGCGGAGGGTCAGATCACCGAATTGCGCCACGATCTTGGCGGGCGGCCCCGCGCAGTGTTGTTTCGGGGCAACGTTTAA